In the Paenibacillus sp. FSL H7-0357 genome, one interval contains:
- the spoIVB gene encoding SpoIVB peptidase, whose amino-acid sequence MSGMTGSLQAYASPLDIPPDKPVQGIDGELKVIPGGQTIGVKVKSAGVLVVGHHLIEVSEQSKLSPGENSGLVPGDLMISIDGNKLDEVSKVAKLVERAGMANEPLTIVYKRDGKEHTAKLKPAYDRNDKVWRLGLYIRDSAAGVGTLTFYAPEQGVYGALGHVITDMNTGTPIVVGSGHIVQSSVTSISKSQDGDPGEKRAVFLKESQVLGNVQSNTDFGIFGKMTRNPEHSLYKQPIPIAMSSEVKEGPAQILTVVDGQQVERFNVEIIHVAHQQTPATKGLVLRITDPRLIDKTGGIVQGMSGSPIVQNGRLIGAVTHVFVNDPKSGYGCFIEWMLKDSGVAQQSNITPYNLKAV is encoded by the coding sequence ATGTCAGGAATGACGGGATCACTCCAGGCCTATGCATCACCGCTGGATATTCCGCCTGACAAGCCGGTACAAGGAATTGACGGGGAGCTGAAAGTCATCCCTGGAGGCCAGACGATTGGCGTCAAAGTGAAGTCAGCAGGTGTTCTGGTTGTGGGCCATCATCTTATTGAAGTATCTGAGCAGTCCAAGCTTTCACCAGGAGAGAACAGCGGTCTGGTACCGGGTGATCTGATGATCTCGATTGACGGGAACAAGCTGGACGAGGTATCTAAGGTAGCCAAGCTTGTGGAACGTGCAGGAATGGCAAATGAGCCGCTGACCATCGTGTACAAACGCGACGGGAAAGAACATACGGCGAAGCTGAAGCCTGCTTATGACCGTAATGACAAGGTGTGGAGATTGGGGCTGTACATCCGCGATTCAGCAGCCGGTGTCGGCACCTTAACGTTCTATGCTCCTGAGCAGGGCGTATATGGCGCTCTGGGCCATGTCATTACGGACATGAATACCGGAACACCGATTGTCGTCGGCAGCGGTCACATCGTCCAGTCCAGTGTGACCTCAATCTCCAAGAGCCAGGACGGTGATCCCGGCGAGAAACGTGCTGTATTTCTAAAAGAAAGCCAAGTGCTTGGCAATGTTCAAAGCAATACGGACTTCGGGATCTTTGGCAAAATGACCCGCAATCCGGAGCACAGCCTGTATAAGCAGCCGATACCGATTGCCATGAGCAGTGAAGTCAAGGAAGGGCCCGCGCAAATTCTTACAGTGGTTGACGGACAGCAGGTCGAGCGATTCAATGTAGAGATCATCCATGTTGCCCATCAGCAGACCCCGGCAACCAAAGGTCTGGTGCTGCGCATTACCGATCCCCGTCTGATTGACAAAACCGGAGGAATCGTTCAAGGCATGAGCGGCAGTCCGATTGTGCAGAATGGCCGTTTAATCGGCGCAGTGACCCATGTATTCGTTAATGACCCGAAGTCAGGGTATGGCTGCTTCATCGAATGGATGCTGAAAGACTCTGGTGTGGCTCAGCAGAGCAATATTACTCCCTACAATCTTAAGGCGGTTTAG
- a CDS encoding accessory gene regulator ArgB-like protein, giving the protein MNSLAIKISAAIKRANPEETCSEEIMQYALNIILNTLLTITASLVIGGLLNNFTETLIFYICFSILRICSGGFHLRTATACNIVTTLICVLTPFLLNFTGSSLWIINAFSLIIMFLFAPNPDKNAQIPLRWFPGLKMASIALVGFNFIIGSSVIGLAFLVQSLTVIPWKGRLKL; this is encoded by the coding sequence TTGAACAGTTTGGCTATTAAAATTTCAGCCGCAATAAAGCGGGCCAATCCAGAGGAAACCTGTTCTGAAGAAATAATGCAGTATGCCTTGAATATTATTTTAAACACTCTTCTAACCATCACAGCTTCCCTTGTCATTGGCGGGTTGTTAAATAATTTCACTGAAACCTTGATTTTTTATATATGTTTTAGCATACTGCGCATATGTTCAGGCGGTTTTCATTTACGGACGGCGACTGCCTGCAATATTGTTACTACATTAATTTGTGTTCTCACCCCATTTCTTTTGAATTTCACTGGATCTTCACTTTGGATAATAAATGCTTTTAGTTTAATCATTATGTTTTTATTTGCCCCAAATCCGGATAAAAATGCCCAAATTCCGCTCAGATGGTTTCCCGGTCTGAAGATGGCTTCCATAGCACTTGTTGGTTTTAATTTTATTATTGGTTCGTCTGTCATCGGACTGGCTTTTCTGGTTCAGTCCTTAACAGTAATTCCATGGAAAGGGAGGTTGAAGTTATGA
- a CDS encoding helix-turn-helix domain-containing protein yields the protein MNDFDNYPDELGDFIRHFRKARGLTLRGLEEKSGISYSQLSKIERGESIPLKDNLDKIIEALGADLKNRMYHLADYMPDIEYIKTLKQGYKLPVLNQSQDYIYETAFNKLKEFRSKEGKETSYVSFDSDEVIVYETEYGAGMVIEKIEKYNLTDVLNDKFEGNLDSLRKQPRKGRQAYIFGEWLRECIYELKDEEQDEVIQALKEFTQFKVQQVKGAFK from the coding sequence ATGAACGATTTCGATAACTATCCTGATGAGCTGGGGGATTTTATCCGGCACTTCAGAAAAGCACGCGGGTTGACCTTAAGAGGACTGGAAGAGAAGAGCGGCATCAGTTACTCTCAGCTCAGCAAGATTGAACGCGGGGAAAGTATTCCTCTCAAAGATAACCTGGATAAGATCATTGAAGCGCTTGGAGCGGATCTTAAGAACCGCATGTATCATCTGGCCGACTATATGCCGGATATTGAATACATCAAGACACTTAAGCAGGGCTACAAGCTGCCTGTCCTTAATCAGTCCCAGGATTATATATATGAGACGGCATTTAACAAGCTGAAGGAGTTTCGGTCCAAGGAAGGGAAAGAAACTTCGTACGTTTCGTTTGATTCCGATGAGGTCATCGTTTATGAAACGGAATATGGGGCAGGAATGGTAATAGAAAAAATTGAGAAATATAACCTTACTGATGTGCTCAACGACAAATTTGAAGGCAATCTGGATTCACTCCGTAAGCAGCCCCGAAAAGGCCGACAGGCCTATATCTTCGGCGAGTGGCTGCGGGAATGCATCTATGAGCTGAAGGATGAGGAGCAGGACGAGGTTATCCAGGCACTTAAGGAGTTTACCCAATTTAAGGTGCAGCAGGTTAAGGGCGCGTTTAAATGA
- a CDS encoding RNA ligase family protein — MNLKKFNSLTKYPSILTYHQLGERGRLNDVLTESKGFSESDDVFVYEKVDGENSRIILFKNDYNEVDYLIGSREELLYAKGDRIGNPYGNIAEFLKPLAEKVTADIFSQGDWALTVIYQESYGGKTKASKNYSDRRTQGYRVFDVFSLDKDELDRLLELSQEKIAEWRDHGNQPFYNEIEKKRFVERMDLQSAPLLETIKGSQFPTSLESTYSYLTRFENTQVGIEATGKSEGIIVRTTDRKQIRKIRFEDYERTFRK, encoded by the coding sequence TTGAATTTGAAGAAATTTAATTCTTTAACAAAGTACCCAAGCATTCTTACCTATCATCAATTAGGTGAACGGGGTCGCTTGAATGATGTATTAACTGAGTCCAAAGGCTTCTCAGAATCAGACGATGTTTTTGTTTACGAAAAAGTAGATGGTGAAAATTCAAGAATCATTCTATTTAAAAATGATTATAACGAAGTTGATTATCTGATTGGTTCCAGAGAAGAATTGTTATATGCAAAAGGAGACAGAATCGGTAATCCTTACGGGAACATTGCGGAATTCCTTAAACCGTTAGCAGAGAAAGTAACAGCAGATATCTTTTCACAGGGTGACTGGGCATTAACCGTAATTTATCAGGAATCTTATGGAGGAAAAACTAAAGCATCCAAGAACTATTCTGACAGAAGAACTCAAGGGTATCGTGTATTTGATGTGTTCTCCTTGGATAAGGATGAATTAGATAGACTACTAGAGTTATCGCAGGAGAAAATTGCGGAGTGGCGAGATCATGGTAATCAGCCATTTTATAATGAGATTGAGAAGAAGAGATTTGTAGAGCGCATGGATTTGCAGTCCGCACCACTTCTGGAAACCATCAAGGGTTCCCAATTTCCAACTTCTCTTGAGAGTACATATTCTTACTTAACAAGGTTCGAAAATACGCAAGTAGGGATCGAGGCAACAGGCAAATCAGAAGGAATCATTGTTAGAACAACTGACCGTAAACAAATTAGAAAGATCCGTTTCGAGGATTATGAACGAACGTTTAGAAAATAA
- a CDS encoding DinB family protein, with protein sequence MNQRLEKNEYLEVQERYIALVPADGDLAAILREQSGSFFDLLGALSEEQGNYRYAPEKWSIKQMIGHLTDNDRIMSYRLLCFARGEQAPLPGYEENDYVGAGDFDRFTLQELVSQYKLVRESTLALLDSLPEDAWTRRGMFHSTAMSVRAQACLIIGHELHHLNVLNERYLN encoded by the coding sequence ATGAATCAGCGTCTGGAAAAAAATGAGTATCTTGAGGTTCAGGAGCGATATATCGCTCTAGTGCCAGCTGACGGAGATTTGGCAGCCATTCTGAGGGAGCAATCCGGAAGCTTTTTTGATTTGCTGGGAGCCTTAAGCGAAGAGCAGGGGAACTACCGTTATGCACCGGAGAAGTGGAGCATTAAGCAGATGATTGGCCACCTGACCGACAATGACCGGATTATGTCTTACCGCTTGCTTTGTTTTGCCAGAGGAGAACAAGCACCGCTGCCCGGGTACGAGGAAAATGATTATGTGGGCGCAGGTGATTTTGACCGCTTCACTCTTCAGGAACTGGTCAGCCAGTACAAACTGGTCCGCGAGTCTACGCTGGCTCTGCTGGACAGTCTGCCGGAAGACGCCTGGACCCGGAGAGGAATGTTCCATTCGACAGCAATGTCGGTCAGAGCACAGGCCTGCCTCATTATCGGACATGAACTTCATCATTTGAATGTGTTGAACGAGCGTTACTTGAATTAG
- a CDS encoding LytTR family DNA-binding domain-containing protein: MRVLQNDGSSLDIQEEEILYFSSYKNAIFVHTKEGEFVLPTTLSDLWVAYKGKGFERLDRSNVVSLSNVDSYDAERKIVLFNQGEQFATVSESNEARLKKHLAGRKKDSSQEENKDSNNKQ; the protein is encoded by the coding sequence ATGCGTGTCTTACAAAACGACGGCTCCTCCCTGGACATCCAGGAAGAAGAAATATTGTATTTTTCCAGCTACAAAAATGCAATATTCGTCCATACGAAAGAAGGCGAGTTTGTTCTCCCCACTACTCTTTCCGATCTATGGGTTGCTTATAAGGGTAAAGGATTTGAGCGTCTTGACCGCAGCAATGTCGTGAGTCTCAGCAATGTGGACAGTTATGATGCGGAGCGGAAGATCGTTCTTTTTAATCAAGGAGAACAATTTGCCACTGTATCTGAGTCCAATGAAGCCCGCCTCAAAAAACATTTAGCAGGACGCAAAAAAGACTCCTCGCAAGAAGAGAACAAAGACAGCAACAATAAGCAGTGA
- a CDS encoding sporulation histidine kinase inhibitor Sda codes for MDYYFHPSPRPSSLEMLSDEQLLNIYELAVEAKASPDFIEIIKNVLNGRKLMDSEHLDA; via the coding sequence ATGGATTATTACTTTCATCCTTCTCCGCGCCCCTCATCCCTTGAAATGTTATCTGACGAACAGTTATTGAACATCTATGAATTGGCGGTGGAGGCGAAGGCTTCGCCTGATTTTATTGAAATTATTAAAAATGTACTGAACGGGAGAAAATTAATGGACTCAGAGCACCTGGATGCTTGA
- a CDS encoding thymidine kinase, whose amino-acid sequence MAQLFFKYGAMNSGKSIEILKVAHNYEEQGKSVLIFTPSLDDRDEVGYISSRIGLRKQAIAIDESTDIYSIVSSNLPKPHCVLIDECQFLTKDCILQLVRIVDELNIPVMAFGLKNDFQNNLFEGSKYMLIYADKIEEMKTICWFCERKATMALRVENGQPVYSGKQIQIGGNEAYYPVCRKCHKNPPL is encoded by the coding sequence GTGGCACAGTTGTTTTTCAAGTATGGAGCAATGAACAGCGGCAAATCCATTGAGATTCTCAAGGTAGCCCATAATTACGAGGAGCAGGGCAAGTCGGTGCTCATCTTCACTCCATCCCTGGACGATCGGGACGAGGTCGGGTATATTTCCTCCCGCATCGGACTGCGCAAGCAGGCCATAGCTATCGACGAGAGCACAGATATATACAGTATAGTCAGCAGCAATCTGCCGAAGCCCCACTGCGTGCTGATCGACGAATGCCAGTTTCTGACCAAGGACTGTATTCTCCAGCTTGTGCGTATTGTGGATGAGCTGAACATACCGGTAATGGCTTTTGGACTAAAAAATGATTTTCAGAACAACTTATTCGAAGGCAGTAAATATATGCTGATCTACGCGGATAAAATTGAAGAGATGAAGACGATCTGCTGGTTCTGTGAACGGAAAGCCACAATGGCGCTACGTGTAGAGAACGGCCAACCCGTATACAGCGGCAAGCAAATCCAGATCGGCGGCAATGAAGCTTATTATCCGGTCTGCCGCAAATGCCACAAGAATCCGCCCTTGTAA
- a CDS encoding FlxA-like family protein has translation MNSIPSISSNVNTNTANQTIASPRGKEIQSLLSQKSKLNEEISAVKADKDLDTKMKAERVQSLRTSIQNIDAQIAELKAQEMQEKAERNRPEQQDSKPTSTDSSAAVLDVVLKHSTTYDRLGKLVGLSKKLEGSIDPLKSESKMEHDRLANNPTKDIGRYEMLENAEYTVLQTKRERILDIRSTIHNVDQKIGELVSELKEDNSRLSQANKAVPEISGLEEDTDSDKKATKDSTSKDKSLSGDEKTVDDAGASGAVKSIDVRV, from the coding sequence ATGAATTCCATCCCCTCAATCTCAAGTAACGTTAACACTAATACCGCAAACCAAACCATTGCTTCCCCCCGTGGCAAGGAGATCCAAAGCTTATTAAGCCAAAAAAGCAAATTAAATGAAGAAATCAGCGCGGTTAAGGCCGATAAAGATTTGGACACGAAGATGAAGGCCGAACGGGTTCAGTCCCTGAGGACCTCAATCCAAAACATTGATGCCCAAATTGCCGAGCTCAAAGCCCAAGAAATGCAAGAAAAAGCTGAACGCAACCGGCCCGAGCAGCAGGACAGCAAACCAACGTCAACAGACAGCTCTGCAGCAGTGCTGGACGTTGTTTTAAAGCACAGCACGACTTATGACCGCCTGGGCAAGCTGGTGGGCCTGAGCAAGAAGCTGGAAGGCTCTATAGATCCGTTAAAGAGCGAATCCAAGATGGAGCACGACAGACTGGCTAACAACCCTACCAAAGATATCGGCAGATACGAAATGCTGGAGAATGCAGAATATACCGTCCTGCAGACCAAACGGGAACGGATACTGGATATCCGCTCTACCATACATAATGTCGATCAAAAAATTGGCGAGTTGGTTTCCGAGCTCAAAGAGGATAACTCCCGCTTGTCACAAGCAAACAAAGCCGTACCGGAAATTTCCGGACTTGAGGAAGATACGGACAGTGATAAGAAGGCTACCAAAGACAGCACTTCGAAAGATAAATCGCTCTCGGGAGACGAAAAAACTGTGGATGATGCTGGAGCTTCCGGGGCGGTAAAATCAATTGACGTACGGGTGTGA
- the spo0A gene encoding sporulation transcription factor Spo0A, producing the protein MQNIEVLLADDNREFTNLLAEYITEQEDMTVTGIAYNGEEVLQMLSGARKVPDVLILDIIMPHLDGLGVLERLRDMDLNPQPKIIMLTAFGQENITQRAVQLGASYYILKPFDMEVLANRVRQLVGTQGSMSSSSSMSNYSGSRSNNNVVPLSKGKNLDANITSIIHEIGVPAHIKGYQYLREAITMVYNNIEILGAITKTLYPAIAEKFKTTPSRVERAIRHAIEVAWTRGNIDSISHLFGYTINISKSKPTNSEFIAMVADKLRIEHKVS; encoded by the coding sequence GTGCAGAATATTGAAGTGTTGTTGGCCGATGATAACAGAGAGTTTACGAACTTGCTTGCCGAATACATTACGGAACAGGAAGACATGACCGTGACGGGCATTGCCTATAATGGTGAAGAAGTGCTTCAAATGCTTAGCGGGGCACGTAAAGTTCCGGATGTGCTAATTCTTGATATCATTATGCCGCATTTAGATGGACTTGGCGTCCTGGAACGCCTGCGTGATATGGATTTGAATCCGCAACCGAAGATCATTATGCTGACTGCTTTTGGGCAGGAGAACATCACTCAAAGAGCTGTGCAGCTTGGCGCGTCCTATTATATTCTTAAGCCGTTTGATATGGAGGTACTGGCCAATCGTGTGCGTCAGCTTGTTGGTACCCAAGGCAGTATGAGCTCCTCCTCCAGCATGTCCAATTATTCCGGCTCCAGAAGTAACAACAATGTTGTGCCGCTCTCCAAAGGCAAAAATCTGGATGCCAACATTACCTCAATCATTCATGAAATCGGCGTTCCGGCCCATATTAAGGGTTACCAATATTTACGTGAAGCCATTACGATGGTGTACAACAATATCGAAATCCTCGGTGCCATCACCAAGACACTTTATCCGGCCATCGCCGAGAAATTCAAGACCACGCCTTCACGCGTAGAACGCGCGATCCGTCATGCCATTGAAGTGGCCTGGACCCGTGGCAACATCGACAGCATCTCCCACCTGTTCGGCTATACCATTAATATCTCCAAATCCAAGCCGACTAACTCAGAATTTATTGCCATGGTAGCCGACAAGCTGCGGATTGAACATAAGGTTTCTTGA
- a CDS encoding cyclic lactone autoinducer peptide: protein MKSYIAKQASSALEASARFFVSVMKIGLHSPEAPKELRK from the coding sequence ATGAAGTCATACATTGCGAAACAAGCATCCTCAGCTCTTGAGGCTTCCGCACGATTCTTTGTCTCTGTTATGAAAATTGGTTTACACAGCCCTGAAGCACCAAAAGAATTGCGGAAGTAA
- a CDS encoding ATP-binding cassette domain-containing protein — protein sequence MIKVDNLSFSFPQKELYKNISFTLEEAQHCAFIGTSGSGKSTLIDILMDPERYIFDGMLEMDPTCTIGYVSQFSQLDKSKETTVFEYIGQEFIKIQNEIKSICTEMETSSEIDSLLEKYQLALDAFDSIGGDDFESNINKKLNLANLMKLKDLRVSDLSGGEFKLIQVMKEMLSSPDLMIMDEPDVFLDFENLNALKNLINSHKGMLLVVTHNRYLLNHCFNKIIHLENMEIQEFNGRYIDYNFSLLQTKIELQELTVAENEEIERNENIINNLRVIATYNSEASRGRALKARVRFQERLEARRIKAPFVDIKQPNISLGIDNEIEDSVVVNVNNYSVSFDELLLENVNFEIKSTDKVALIGSNGTGKTTLLREIFKNNHDSIEINTDVKMAYLSQLQSEILKDSNTILEEFIDAGFKTNDEIRSYISNYGFEGEIVTQKIESLSGGEKNMLQLAKVSARKANVLLLDEPTSHLDTYTQIALEKAIEDYKGAILMISHDFYSVVNGMDYVLIIADKTIRKMSMRKFRKMIYASHFDRDYLETEQKKKSVEMKIELALKDTDFELAKVLVDELEELIKLL from the coding sequence ATGATAAAAGTTGATAACTTATCCTTCTCATTTCCGCAAAAAGAACTATATAAAAATATTTCATTTACGTTAGAAGAGGCACAACATTGCGCTTTTATAGGAACAAGTGGCAGTGGGAAAAGTACACTGATAGATATACTGATGGATCCAGAAAGATATATTTTCGATGGCATGTTAGAGATGGACCCAACTTGCACAATTGGGTATGTAAGTCAGTTCTCCCAACTGGACAAATCTAAAGAAACAACAGTTTTTGAATATATTGGACAAGAATTTATTAAGATCCAAAATGAAATAAAATCTATTTGCACTGAAATGGAAACATCATCGGAGATTGATTCGTTACTAGAAAAGTATCAATTAGCTTTAGACGCATTTGATTCAATTGGCGGGGATGATTTTGAAAGCAATATTAATAAGAAACTAAATCTAGCAAACCTCATGAAGCTAAAAGATCTTAGGGTATCCGACCTGAGTGGCGGAGAATTCAAACTTATTCAAGTGATGAAGGAAATGCTTAGTAGTCCAGACTTAATGATTATGGACGAACCAGATGTATTTTTAGACTTTGAAAACCTAAATGCGCTTAAAAATCTTATTAATTCCCACAAAGGAATGCTGCTAGTTGTTACGCACAACCGATATCTATTGAATCATTGTTTCAACAAAATTATACACCTTGAAAACATGGAAATCCAAGAATTTAATGGGCGATATATTGATTATAACTTCTCATTACTTCAAACTAAAATTGAGTTACAAGAACTCACGGTCGCTGAGAATGAAGAAATTGAGAGAAACGAGAACATCATCAATAATCTTAGAGTTATCGCAACCTATAACTCAGAAGCATCTAGAGGGAGAGCTTTAAAAGCTAGAGTTAGGTTTCAAGAGAGATTGGAAGCGCGTAGAATTAAAGCGCCATTCGTAGATATTAAGCAACCGAATATCAGTTTAGGTATTGATAATGAAATTGAAGACAGCGTTGTTGTAAATGTCAATAATTATAGTGTTTCCTTTGATGAATTGCTTTTAGAAAATGTTAACTTTGAGATAAAATCTACGGATAAAGTAGCTCTTATCGGTTCAAACGGTACTGGGAAAACGACTTTACTCCGAGAAATCTTTAAAAATAATCATGATTCAATTGAAATAAACACTGATGTTAAAATGGCTTATTTATCTCAGCTTCAAAGCGAAATACTAAAGGATTCTAATACAATACTGGAAGAATTCATCGATGCCGGGTTTAAAACTAATGATGAGATAAGATCGTATATTTCAAACTATGGCTTTGAAGGAGAAATCGTTACTCAAAAGATAGAATCTTTATCTGGTGGAGAAAAAAACATGCTTCAATTGGCTAAAGTTTCTGCCAGGAAAGCAAACGTATTGCTTCTTGATGAACCGACAAGCCATCTAGACACCTATACACAAATAGCACTGGAGAAAGCCATTGAAGACTATAAAGGTGCGATTCTCATGATTTCTCATGATTTCTATTCTGTGGTAAATGGTATGGATTATGTTTTAATCATTGCCGATAAGACGATTAGAAAAATGAGTATGCGAAAATTCAGAAAGATGATTTATGCTAGTCATTTTGATAGAGACTATTTAGAAACTGAACAAAAGAAAAAATCAGTTGAAATGAAAATAGAATTGGCTTTAAAAGATACTGATTTTGAACTTGCAAAAGTATTGGTTGATGAGCTGGAAGAGCTGATTAAGTTGCTTTAA